DNA sequence from the candidate division WOR-3 bacterium genome:
TTAATCCCCGAACTCAATAAAACATTTCCGCTATCTTATACCACTAACAATATTTACAAAGACACAGTTTCCGCTGAATTATTTCCTGATAGCACCTTAGAATGTCTTATTGGCAAAGATTGTTTCTTTGAAGTATTAAGCAGTTCCGAGGGGCGATTTCGGTCAAATCCATATCAGTTGAGTCGGATTATTTATGAATCGCCAGAACCACTCAGCCCAATTTTAGATACCACTGTTACTCAGAATTTCCCTTGCGTATGGCGCAAATTATCTCTTCCCTTTCCTTTTACTTATGAAGTTGAAATTTATTATATCCGGCCCGATTTTCGATTAGTCTTGGCTTATCAAAAAACTTCCATACCGGCTACTGATACAACGATTACTATTCCCTCATTAGCACCCTATGCTGGCCATTTCTTTTGGCAAGTATCAGTAAGAGATAACTTGGGAAATATTTCCAAATCAGTGCATTCGCTTTTTTATTACTATCCATAACAGTAATGTCCTTTTGTCTTTACATTCAAATTAGCAAGAAAGTAAAAATCCGAAACTTGCTTAAAAATCGTATCTTCTAAATACCAATTTAACCTTATTTTTAACCGCATCAAGTGAAATTGGTCTCTGTAATATTTCAGACATTGATGTCATTTTAATATGTCTCATACCACAAGGATTGATATAACTAAAATAGTTTAAATCGGTAGAGACATTTAAGGCAAATCCGTGAAATGTAACTTGTTTAGAAACTGCAATCCCGATTGAGGCAATCTTTTTATAATTAACCCAGACTCCGATATTAGGATGAGATGCATAGGCTGAAATATCAAATTCTTGCAATACTTCAATCAAAATCTCTTCAATCTTATAGATAAACCGTCTGACGCTAACTAAAGACTGGCTCAATTTAAAAATCGGATAGCCAACTAATTGGCCTGGACCATGAAAAGTAATATCGCCACCACGTTCAATCCGATAGAGCGGAAGATTTTTCTTTTGTAACTCAGTTTTAGGAACTAAGAGATTTTCTTCTTTGCCTGATTTACCTAAAGTAAACACCGGCGGATGCTCAACCAATATCAAGGTATTGTCAATATCATTAGAAACTCGTTTTGTCCAGAGTTCTTTTTGTTTAATAAGGGCAAGACGATATTCACAAAAACCTAAATCGAGAAATTCCATTGTATCCCTGTCAGATTTGTAATAGTATTAAAAATACTTTTCTTGACTAATCTCATAAAATTGCTTTAGTCCAGTTTAATCTTACTTTTATTGGCCTTTGTGGTTACGAATTTTTGGGATTTAAAATATGAATTGCTTTATTATGCGCGGCGCTTACTGCTTCTAAGATTGCTTCGGATAAGGTTGGGTGTGGATGCATAGTTGTAATTAAATCTTGTGATTTGATATTAAGATTAATTGCTAAAGATAACTCAGCAATCAAATTAGATGCTTCTGGGGCTAATATCTGTGCTCCTAAAATCAAATCGGTCTTTTTATCAACGATGATTTTTACTATTCCTTCAAGTTGGTCCATAGTAATAGCCCGGCCAATTGCTGATAGAGGCGCTTTGCCCATTGTATAATCGTAATTCAAGTCTTGGGCTTCCTTTTCGGTGATTCCAATTGTTGCTAATTCTGGGTCGGTGTATACGCAATTCGGAATAAAACGAGGGTGTGCGATATTCTTTTCACCAGCAATGAGTTCTGCCACAAAAATACCTTGTGTCATTGCTTTATGGGCCAATAACGGTGGTCCGATAATATCGCCAATCGCATAAATCTTGTCTGCACATTGATAATTTTTATCGGTAAGGATAAATTGTTTATCGTCAAATTTAATATTCGTATTTTCTAATCCTAAACCGTCAACATTAGGAATTCTACCAACTGCAACCAACATTTTATCAGCAATAAGATTATGCACTGTATTTTCAGTATAAAATATGACTTCTAATCCATTTTGATTCTTTTGGACCTGGGTAATTTTACTATTAAGAAAGAATTCAATACCTTGTTTATTAAGAATTCTTTTTAGGTAATAAGCAATTTCCGTATCTGTATTTGGTAAAATCTGGTTTGCAATTTCAATAATTGTGACTTTACTGCCGAGCCGGTTATAAATTGTTGCCAACTCAAGTCCAATTGCTCCGGCACCGATTATTACGAAATTTTTCGGTATTTCTTGAATTTCTAAGGCATTGTCCGAGTTAATAATTCTATCATTATCAAATTCTATACCTGCAAGCCCTGCTGGTCTTGAACCGGTTGCTATAATGATATATTGTGGATAAATTTTATGCTCTGCACCATTGGGTTCGACTAACAAAACTGTTTTTGCATCCACAAACCGAGCATGTGCTTTTACAATTTGC
Encoded proteins:
- the lpdA gene encoding dihydrolipoyl dehydrogenase, which gives rise to MENPDILIIGAGPAGYVSAIRASQLGKSVLLVEQSEIGGVCLNRGCIPTKALLHYTSIIANAKKALKAGIRFVEPEINFTVFNKTIKNIVFRLQRGIEFLLKGNNVQIVKAHARFVDAKTVLLVEPNGAEHKIYPQYIIIATGSRPAGLAGIEFDNDRIINSDNALEIQEIPKNFVIIGAGAIGLELATIYNRLGSKVTIIEIANQILPNTDTEIAYYLKRILNKQGIEFFLNSKITQVQKNQNGLEVIFYTENTVHNLIADKMLVAVGRIPNVDGLGLENTNIKFDDKQFILTDKNYQCADKIYAIGDIIGPPLLAHKAMTQGIFVAELIAGEKNIAHPRFIPNCVYTDPELATIGITEKEAQDLNYDYTMGKAPLSAIGRAITMDQLEGIVKIIVDKKTDLILGAQILAPEASNLIAELSLAINLNIKSQDLITTMHPHPTLSEAILEAVSAAHNKAIHILNPKNS